A window of Bradyrhizobium sp. AZCC 1719 genomic DNA:
CGCTGGCCCCTCCGGCTACGACGCGGTGTTTTCGCTGGATCCCGGCGCCGGTGACGGCCTGCCGTCTCGAACTTTCGCCCGTCCGGTCGAGGTGCAGATTACGGGCTCGGTCCTGGTATACGATCTCGCCGATCCGCTCAGCGGCAAGGGCGAGCCGGTCAAGGCGCTGGCGTCGCAATTTCCGGACATGCGCCGTTTCATTCGCGAAGGTTATGTGCGCTACGCCTTCACCCGTTTCGGCGTGCCCTATGTGGTGTCGATCCAGTGCCTCGATTCTGCGCCGCGGGCGCGGCGGCTGGCCTGCCGCGAGGCTTACCCGATCGCCGAGCGCTTCCTGAAGGCGCTGCGCATCGCCGGAGGCCAGCCGGCGCGGCCGCGCTTCGACGTTTCCTCCGAGGTTGCTGAACGGCCGGCCACCCCTTCGCCCGACTTCAGCTATCGTCCGAGCGGTGACATCATTGCCAACAGCGGCGCGCGCAGGCGCGGTGGCCGCGCCGACCTCGTCGCCTATTCGCAGATCCGCTTTCCGCTGGAGAACGCTCCGGCCCGGGTTAGCTCGCAGCAGTTCACCAGGCGCAAATCCGGCGAAAGCCGAGGCACCTATCAAGGCGTCTATCCGTGGCGGGACAATTTTTGCGAAGCCCGCAGTTTCCACGTCGGCCAATGTGCGGCCGGCTTCGGTCACCAGGGCCAGGACATTCGCCCCGCGCCCTGCCCGCCGAACAGCAGCGCCGGCAAGGCCTGCCATCCGAGAAAGCAGGCGGTCGTCGCCGTCCGCGACGGCGTCGTCATCCGTTCCTTAAAACAACAGGCGGCAACGCTGCAGATCAACACAGGCACCGAGCACATCCGTTTCCGTTACATGCACATGAATCCGTCAGCCATGGATGCGGACGGCATTCTCAACGGCCGACGCGTCACCGAGGGCGAGAAGATCGGCGTGGTCTCCAACTATCTCGATTTCCCCAACGGCACGTCGTACCACCTCCACTTCGACGTGCAGGTGTTCACGCGTGACGGCTGGATCTGGGTCAACCCCTACACCACCCTGATCGCCTCCTACGAACGGCTGATCCGCGGCCGCGGCCACGAAATCGGGACCGAGCCGCCGGCCGCCGTCGCGCATGCGCTGCCGAAGAATGTACGGCGCCACGTCGCGCGACAAGCGGAAGGCCGCGCTAACTAATCGCAAACCGATTCGCTTTCCAGCCACGGAACCGTTCAAATCTCTACAATGGATTCCGTGGGCATTAACCGCTGGCGGCGTAACGTGGGCACTGGAATAGAAACCGCAGTCCGTTCCCACAGCATGTTCACCACGTTCGCCTGGTATTTCCTATCGCTGGAAGGCCGCATCAGCCGCCAGGAGTTTCGGCTTGGCTATTTCGGCCTTGTGATTGTTAATGCGTTGTTGATCCGGACATGGCGCAACCTCACCGTTCCGCGCGTGCGCTATTACAGTGGCCACGATATCAGCCATGACTGGTCGATCCTGCTGGTGCTGCTCGTACTCCTTTGGCCGCTCATTGCTGTCACCGTGAAGCGGCTACACGATCTGAATGTTTCGGGGTGGTGGCTACTCGCGGCACTCGCAACTCCCGTTATTTCCAGCGTAACAAGCGTCAGCGGATGGATTATTACGCTGTTGGCGGTGGCCGTTCTAAGCGTTCTGCCAGGAGCGTCTGGCGACAACCGGTTCGGACGTGATCCGCTCGCCCAAGGCGGGATCTAGCGGCCCGGCGGTTAGGCGGCTGCATTCTTCCGCGCCGGCGGCGTCCAGCGAAACGCGGCGCCGAATCTGTTCCAGACATTGATCGAGGCGACGGCGGAGGTGAGATAGGCGAGCTCCTTCTCGGAGAATTCCGCGCTCGCCTGCGCATAGACCTCGTCACTGACGCCGTCTGCGAGCAACGTCAGCGCCTCCGTCCAAGCCAGCGCGGCACGCTCGCGCGCGGAAAACTGCGGCGCCTCGCGCCAGACCACCACGAGATTGAGCTTGTCGGTGGGCACGCCGAGCTTCTCGCCCTCGAGGATATGATACTGCACGCAAAAGGCACAGCCGTTGATCTGCGAGGCACGCAGCTTGATCAGCTCGAGCAGTTGCTTGTCCATTCCCGCCTTGCCCGCGACCTGGCTGAGCGCCAGCACCGCCGCGTAGGCGTCCGGCGTCAGCGACATGAAATCTTGGTACTCTTTGCGGGCGTGTGACATCTCTTGTGCCTCATGTTATCAGTGTTCTGATTGATTATAAGAGTACTGATATGCTGCGCAAGACACCACGAAGTACGGCAGCGCGATCACGAAACGTATCGGCAAAAAGACTACAAGCGAGGCGAAAGCCGGCCGCCGGAAAAGCCGGCCGACGGTCGCAGCAAAAATCTGCGGAAACTCCCGCGTCATTGATGCTGCGGCCGCCCCCGCCCGGCGAGGGCAAGCGCGGCGAGCAAGGCTATCTCGCCTATCTGCTGCGCCAGGCCCAGGGTGCGACGCGGCTGGCGATGGAGCGGTCGCTGGCCGAGCTTGGCGTCACCTCGCCGCAATTCGTCGTGCTGACGATGCTGCGCGCCTATCCCGGCCTGTCCGGCGCGGAACTCGCGCGGGTGGCGATGCTGACGCCGCAGACGGTCGGCGTCATCATCCGCAATCTCGAGCGCGACGGCGCCATCAAGAAGACCCCGCACCCGATCCATGCCCGGGTGCTGCAATGGACAGTGACGCGGCGGGGCGCAGCGCTACTCGACAAATGCCGGCGCCACGCGCAGGCGATCGAGCGGCGGCTGGCGGCGGGGCTTTCCGCCAACGCTCAGCGCCTGATCCGCCGCTGGCTGGCCAAAATCGCCGCGGATTTGTGAAGGAAATGCCGGTTCCCGCGGCGTCATGGCTTTTGGCGCAGGCCCGCCCTGCCGCTAGACTGCGGGCATGAAACAGCCTGATTCCCAGCAAGCCCCAACCCGCCGCGCAGTGCTGGGCCTCGGTACCGGCGCTCTGCTCGCGACGACGTTTCCCGCTTTGGCCGCGCCGGCCGGCTTCGACCAGTGGCGCGACAATTTCCGCGCGCGCGCGACTTCAAAAGGCATTTCGGACGCGACCTGGACGCGGGTGATGGGGCGGATCGAGCCCGACATGACCGTGTTCCGGCAAATGCAGAAGCAGCCGGAATTCCACGAGCAGATCTGGCAATACGTCAATCGCCGCGTCTCCGATTGGCGCATCATCAACGGCCGTGAAGCCTTGAAGAAGCACGAGGCGCTGTTCGCGCGGATCGAGCAGGATTTTGGCGTCGAGCGCGGCACGCTGCTTGCGCTGTGGGGCGTCGAGTCCGCCTATGGCGATCCCTTGGTGCAGCAGAACCATATGCGCCCGATCTTTCCGGCTCTCGCAGCGCTGGCCTGGAACGAGCCGCGCCGCCGCGCCTATTGGGAGACCGAGCTGATCAACGCGCTCAAGATCGTCGACCGCGGCTGGGGCACGCCGGAGGAAATGCGGGGATCCTGGGCCGGCGCGATGGGCCACACCCAGTGGATGCCGGAAGTCTGGCTCAATGTTGGCATGGACTACGACAAGGACGGCCGCGTCTCGCCGTTCGGCAAGCCCGACGATGCGCTCGGCTCCAGCGCGCGCTATTTGCTCAACCGCGGCAAGTATCACCGCGGCGAGCACTGGGGCTATGAAGTCCGCAGCTCAGGAGGGGCTTCGAGCGGCAGCCGGACCTATGCGGCGTGGGCCAGCGCCGGCGTCACACGCGCCGATGGCAAACCGTTCCCGCAACCGAGTGCATCGGCGCAGATGTGGGTGCCGGTCGCCGGGGGACCTTCGTTCCTGCTCGGCCCGAATTTTTATTCGGTGAAGAGCTACAACCCCTCGATGAACTACGCGTTGGCGATCTGCCATCTCGGCGACCGCATCCTGGGTGCGCCGCCCTTCATCCAGCCCTTCCCCGGCTCGGAGCGCGCGCTGACGCTTCCCGAAGTGCAGGAGCTGCAGACCCGGCTGACCAAAGCCGGCTTCGACACCGGCGGCACGGACGGCCGCGTCGGCAACGACACGATGAAGGCGGTTCGCGACTATCAAACCAAGACGGGACTGCTGCCCGCGGACGGTTATGGCGGGCTGAAGGTGCTGGCGCGGTTGAGGCAGGGTGGATAGCGACGCAGCTTCAACCTCGCGCGATTTGCGCCGCGTCCTCTCCATCGAGTCTGCAGTCAAGCTGCCTCCAGCGGTTCGGCTTCCTTCGCCAGCCGATCCACAAGATCATCTACTGCGCGTTCGGCCGCAGCGATCGACGCCTTCAAGCGTTCATCGCCGAACTCGTCATACTCGATGGCGATGCTGTGGAAGTCGGTGACGCCGAGGAAGCCGAAAACGTCGCGCACCGACCCTTCGACATGGTTGATGTGCGCGATCCGTCCGCCCGGATCGTAGCCGTAATCACCTCGCGAGCTGAGCATGATGAGACGTTTACCCTTACCAGCCAGTAGCTGCGAATAAGGATCGTCTGGCCGGGCACGGTCAAAGCCGAAAGTGCGACCGACCCGCACGACATTGTCGACATACGCCTTGAACTGCGCCGGCATTCCAAAATTGTACATCGGCACGCCAGCCACGATCAAATCTGCGGCGATGAGTTCATCGACCAATGCGTCGCTTTCTGCCAGCACATCATTCATCCACGGTTCGCGCAGCTCGGATTTGGTGAAGGCCGCACCGATCCATTTCTCGGTGACGTGATGCGGTGGTGATTGGCCGACATCCCGATCGGTCACGAGGTCATTCGGCCGGTATTGCAGCCAACGCTGCACGAAGCGTTCAGTGAGGCGGCGCGTGTGCGACCCGCGAGGGAACCGGTCCGATCTGTCAGGCCGCGCACTGGCGTCAATCCGTAGCAAGTTCATGGCATATCTCCTTTCATCCTTGTTCGACTAGATGGATCGGGCGGAGTGCATTGACAAAAGCAAATTGCTCATCACATGGATGAACTACATTCATCTATAAGGCCTGCCGATGAGACGTCTTCCACCGCTGTCCGGACTGCGGGCATTCGAAGCCGCCGCGCGGCATCTGAGTTTCAAGCGTGCAGCTCAGGAGCTGCACGTGACGCCGACCGCCATCAGCCATCAGGTTCGGCAGTTGGAAGAGGTGATTGGCGTGACGCTGTTCGAGCGGCGGACGCGTCAGGTCCTGCTGACCGCGGAAGGGCAGGTCTTGCTACCGGTTCTGCGCGACGGATTCGATTCCTTCGCACGTGTCATCGAAGGATTGAGCCGCAGGCAGCGCCGCGCGACGGTGACACTTTCGGCCACTCCCGCGTTCACCGCCAAGTGGCTGGTGCCGCGCATCGCGGGCTTTCACAACGCAAGACCTGACATCGATCTCACGCTGCTGGCGACCCTGGAGGTCGTGGACCTTAATTCGGGTGTCGCGGACCTCGCGTTGCGCTATGGCCCTGGCCCTTATCCCGATCTGAGCGCCGAACCGTTGGCCATCGATCGTTTTGCGCCAGTGGCAAGTCCGCGTCTTGGTCTGAAAAAGCCGGCCGATCTGCACTCAGCGACCTTGCTGCATTTTGACTGGCGCCGCAGCGATAGCGGCAATCCGACCTGGCGGCGCTGGCTGAAGATCGCGGGTATCGACGGTATCGATGCTCGGGCCGGGCTCCGCTTCAGCGACGAGACCCACGCGATCCAGGCCGCCGTCGCCGGCACCGGGGTTGCGTTGCACAGTCTGCTGCTCGTGTCGGAGGAACTGGCGACCAAAACGCTGGTCGTGCCATTCGGCCCGGAAATCGAAGGCTTCACCCTACATCTTGTGCGCGGCTCCCGGAGACCCCTGACCGAACCGATCGAAGCTACGCAAGCCTGGTTGCGCGCGCAATTCGCGAAAAGCTCACCTTCACGCTGATGCACGCGCGCGTGGCGCAGTCGATCACTGCTGCCCGCGTTTTCGTCTATGCGCGTCGCGCCACCCCACCCGCATTCATGCCGCCGTCGATGACAAGCTCCGTTCCCGTCACATAGCGCGACGCATCGGACGCCAGATACAGCACGCCCTGCGCAATCTCCTCGGCCTCCCCGGCCCGGCCGAGCGGCGTTACTATTTTCGCGCGCTCCTCCGGATCGATCGGTGCGTTCTGTCCGCTACCTGTGGCTCCCGCTGGAATCTTGGCCCAGATCGGCGTGTCGATGATGCCGGGATGCACAGAGTTGACGCGGATGCCGTCGCCGAACGTGGCGCATTCCATCGCGATCGACTTGGCGAACAGCCGGACACCGCCCTTGGTCGCGGAGTAGCCGGAAAGCCCGGCCGCGCCGCGCAAGCCCGCCAGCGACGACATCATGATGATGGAGCCACCGCCGGTCTTGCGCATCGCAGGCAGGCAGTGTTTCACCGACAAAAACACGCCGTCGAGATTGATCGCGGTCTGCCGCCGCCAGTCCGCAAGCGACATCTCAGTGATCGACGGCACTGAAATGCCGATGCCGGCGTTCGAGACCAGCACGTCGAGCCGGTCATGGCGCTTCATGACATCGGCCACGACTTCGATCCAGCGTTCCTCGCTGGTGACGTCGTGATGCCAAAAGCTCGCCTCCCCACCCGCCTTCTTGATCCGCGCGACGACCTCGGGGCCTTTCAAATCGTCGACATCGGTCACCGCAACCGACGCCCCCTCGCGCGCCAGCAACTCGCAAACCGCTTCGCCAATGCCAGATGCGCCGCCCGTTACCAGCGCGACCTTACCCTGAACCTGTCCAGCCATTTCTTCTCCCGTTTGTTGTTATTGATTTTCGAATTATCTGATGACGGCCGGCCCCGGATCCGGTACCGCGACGTCGAGCACGCGCAATTGCACGCGCTCTGAACCCTGGAAGCGATCGACCGCGAGCGATCCTGCCACGTGCAAAGGCTGGCCACGGTTCTGCGTCAGCGCGTGTCCGAGCTTCTGTCCGACCGCGCGGAACGCGATGCCGTTGACGATGGCGCCGTCGCCGGACTTGAAGCGCACGCGCAAATGCGCCTGCCCGACCTCGTCGGCATAGACGAGCTGATGCGCCGGCAGCGCGATCACCGGCTCCGGATTGGCCGCGCCGAACGGCCCGGCGCGGTTCAGCGTATTGGCGAATTCCACAGTCACGCTGCGCGCGCTGACGGCGCCATCGATGAACAGCTCGTTCTCGTGACGGGAATTGGCGACGTCCTCGGCCAGCGCGCTTTCCATGAAGGCACGAAACTCCGCGAGCTTCTCTTTGCGCAGCGTCACGCCGGCAGCCATGGCGTGGCCGCCGCCCTTCATCAAGAGCCGCTCCTTCACCGCCTGCCGCACGGCCTTGCCAAGATCGACGCCCGAGATCGAGCGGCCCGATCCGGTGCCGATGCCGCCCGGCTCGAGCGCAATGGCAAAGGCGGGACGCGCAAACTTCTCTTTCAGCCGCGAGGCGACGAGACCGACAATGCCGGGATGCCAGCCTTCGGCGGCGGTCACGATCACTGCGCCCTTGTCTTCGAGCCCGAGCGAGGCCAGCGCCTCGGCTTCGGCCTGCGCTTCGGCCGCCTGCTCGATGACGCGGCGCTCGCTGTTGAGACGATCGAGTTCGGCCGCGATCCGCGCGGCCTCCGAGACGTCGCCCTCCAGCAACAGCCTCACACCGAGATCGGCGCGCCCGATCCGACCGCCCGCGTTGATGCGCGGGCCCAGCATGAAGCCGAGATGCCAGGCTTCGGGCGGCCCGTTCAGCCGCGCCACATCCATCAGCGCGGTATGCCCGACATGGTCGCGGCGGCGCATCGCGATCAGGCCCTTGGCGACAAAGGCGCGGTTGAGCCCGGTCAGCGGCGCGACATCGGCTACGGTGCCGAGTGCCACATGATGCAGCATGCCCAACAGGTCCGGCTCCGGCAGCTCTGCGCTCCAGAAGCCGCGGCCGCGCAATTCGCGGTTCACGGCGACCAGCGTGATCAGCACCAGGCCGACCGCTGCGAGATGTCCAAGCCCGGAGAGATCGTCCGGCCGGTTCGGATTCACCAGCGCGTCGACCTCCGGCAATTCATCGCCAGTCTGGTGATGGTCGATGACGACGACGGATAGGCCGAGCTTTCGCGCTTCCGCCAGCGGCTCGATGCTGGTGGTGCCGCAATCGACGGTCACCAGCAGCGTCGCGCCCTTGGCAGCTAGCGCCCTCACCGCCTCGACATTAGGGCCGTAGCCTTCAAAGATCCGGTCCGGGATGTGAATCAGCGGATCGAGCCCGCAATGGCGCAGATGCCAGGCCAGCAGCGCTGCCGACGTGGCACCGTCCACGTCGTAGTCGCCGAAGATCGCAACCTTTTCCCCGCGCATCGCGGCATCGGCGATGCGTTTGGCCGCCAGTTCCATCTGCGTCACGGTGTGGGGATCGGGCATCAGTTTGCGGATGGTCGGATCGAGAAAATCCTGAACCTCGTCAATTCCGACATCGCGGCCCGCCAACACGCGGGCCAGCATTTCCGGCAACTGGTAGCGCTGGGTGATCGCCAGCGCCCGCGCCGCTCCCCTGGCGTCGAGCCGGTCGCGCCACAATTTGCCCGTCGCCGAACGCGCCACGCCGAGAAACGCCGGCGGCAGTTCAACGGGAAGTGCGGATGCGGGAAGGATCATGATGCCTTCGAGAGATAGGGGCTAGGCGGGCTGTGGGCAAACGCAAACGGCGACGGTGGCAGGCAAACGAATCGTGTGCGGCAACGCCGGCACAGCCTCGGGCGTCGCCGCCCCTGGGCCATGCCGACAAATGCGACTTGCACAAAGAAGATGCAACTTCATCAGGTAAAACTACCCGCAAGCCGCCGGAACTTAAACCAATCGTTAGCCATGATCCCCGACAAAGGAGACCAATACGCTCTCATTTGAGTCCCGCCGATCCGCAGAAGATCGACATCCGCACAAAGACTGAGGAATTCTCGCCAATGTCCGTCGCGCTTCGCTCCCCAACCGCAACGACCGCAAAACAGCCGGCCAAATCAGCGGGCGCCGACGACGAATCCGACGTTTCCGCGCTGATCGCGAGATTGACCGCCGAGGTCAACCAGGTCGCCTGCGAGAAGACCAAGTCGATCCAGAAGATCACCAACCAGATGAAGATGCTGGCGCTGAACGCGCTGATCGAGAGTTCGCGCGCCGGCGCGCAAGGTGCGGGCTTTGCCGTGGTGGCGCAGGAAGTCCGCAACGTCGGCCAGCAAGTCGAGACGATTGCCCGCGAGCTCGAAAGCCAGCTCACCAACCGGACCGGCAATCTGATGAATTCGATCGCGCAGATGGCCGACCGCTCGCGCGGCGAGCGCATGGTCGATCTGTCGCTCAACGCCATCGAGCTGATCGACCGCAACCTCTATGAGCGCACCTGCGACGTGCGCTGGTGGGCAACCGATTCCGCCGTGGTCGATTGCGCGGCCGAGCCAAGCGCTGCTGCCGTTAGCCATGTGTCGGAACGGATGTCCGTCATCCTCGGCGCCTATACCGTCTA
This region includes:
- a CDS encoding M23 family metallopeptidase; protein product: MSAVRVEWRAVLNQLRSEINSQPAIAQRFTFAGQRRVPAWDPRATPALVQLNAINSAMFAGIGRSPVPVLLPFDTAAYLEAEASGTRHAAVSRHQAGFRPVDLFHAGPSGYDAVFSLDPGAGDGLPSRTFARPVEVQITGSVLVYDLADPLSGKGEPVKALASQFPDMRRFIREGYVRYAFTRFGVPYVVSIQCLDSAPRARRLACREAYPIAERFLKALRIAGGQPARPRFDVSSEVAERPATPSPDFSYRPSGDIIANSGARRRGGRADLVAYSQIRFPLENAPARVSSQQFTRRKSGESRGTYQGVYPWRDNFCEARSFHVGQCAAGFGHQGQDIRPAPCPPNSSAGKACHPRKQAVVAVRDGVVIRSLKQQAATLQINTGTEHIRFRYMHMNPSAMDADGILNGRRVTEGEKIGVVSNYLDFPNGTSYHLHFDVQVFTRDGWIWVNPYTTLIASYERLIRGRGHEIGTEPPAAVAHALPKNVRRHVARQAEGRAN
- a CDS encoding DUF805 domain-containing protein, coding for MFTTFAWYFLSLEGRISRQEFRLGYFGLVIVNALLIRTWRNLTVPRVRYYSGHDISHDWSILLVLLVLLWPLIAVTVKRLHDLNVSGWWLLAALATPVISSVTSVSGWIITLLAVAVLSVLPGASGDNRFGRDPLAQGGI
- a CDS encoding carboxymuconolactone decarboxylase family protein, giving the protein MSHARKEYQDFMSLTPDAYAAVLALSQVAGKAGMDKQLLELIKLRASQINGCAFCVQYHILEGEKLGVPTDKLNLVVVWREAPQFSARERAALAWTEALTLLADGVSDEVYAQASAEFSEKELAYLTSAVASINVWNRFGAAFRWTPPARKNAAA
- a CDS encoding MarR family winged helix-turn-helix transcriptional regulator translates to MLRPPPPGEGKRGEQGYLAYLLRQAQGATRLAMERSLAELGVTSPQFVVLTMLRAYPGLSGAELARVAMLTPQTVGVIIRNLERDGAIKKTPHPIHARVLQWTVTRRGAALLDKCRRHAQAIERRLAAGLSANAQRLIRRWLAKIAADL
- a CDS encoding lytic murein transglycosylase, which codes for MKQPDSQQAPTRRAVLGLGTGALLATTFPALAAPAGFDQWRDNFRARATSKGISDATWTRVMGRIEPDMTVFRQMQKQPEFHEQIWQYVNRRVSDWRIINGREALKKHEALFARIEQDFGVERGTLLALWGVESAYGDPLVQQNHMRPIFPALAALAWNEPRRRAYWETELINALKIVDRGWGTPEEMRGSWAGAMGHTQWMPEVWLNVGMDYDKDGRVSPFGKPDDALGSSARYLLNRGKYHRGEHWGYEVRSSGGASSGSRTYAAWASAGVTRADGKPFPQPSASAQMWVPVAGGPSFLLGPNFYSVKSYNPSMNYALAICHLGDRILGAPPFIQPFPGSERALTLPEVQELQTRLTKAGFDTGGTDGRVGNDTMKAVRDYQTKTGLLPADGYGGLKVLARLRQGG
- a CDS encoding FMN-dependent NADH-azoreductase, translated to MNLLRIDASARPDRSDRFPRGSHTRRLTERFVQRWLQYRPNDLVTDRDVGQSPPHHVTEKWIGAAFTKSELREPWMNDVLAESDALVDELIAADLIVAGVPMYNFGMPAQFKAYVDNVVRVGRTFGFDRARPDDPYSQLLAGKGKRLIMLSSRGDYGYDPGGRIAHINHVEGSVRDVFGFLGVTDFHSIAIEYDEFGDERLKASIAAAERAVDDLVDRLAKEAEPLEAA
- a CDS encoding LysR substrate-binding domain-containing protein, translating into MRRLPPLSGLRAFEAAARHLSFKRAAQELHVTPTAISHQVRQLEEVIGVTLFERRTRQVLLTAEGQVLLPVLRDGFDSFARVIEGLSRRQRRATVTLSATPAFTAKWLVPRIAGFHNARPDIDLTLLATLEVVDLNSGVADLALRYGPGPYPDLSAEPLAIDRFAPVASPRLGLKKPADLHSATLLHFDWRRSDSGNPTWRRWLKIAGIDGIDARAGLRFSDETHAIQAAVAGTGVALHSLLLVSEELATKTLVVPFGPEIEGFTLHLVRGSRRPLTEPIEATQAWLRAQFAKSSPSR
- a CDS encoding SDR family NAD(P)-dependent oxidoreductase; translated protein: MAGQVQGKVALVTGGASGIGEAVCELLAREGASVAVTDVDDLKGPEVVARIKKAGGEASFWHHDVTSEERWIEVVADVMKRHDRLDVLVSNAGIGISVPSITEMSLADWRRQTAINLDGVFLSVKHCLPAMRKTGGGSIIMMSSLAGLRGAAGLSGYSATKGGVRLFAKSIAMECATFGDGIRVNSVHPGIIDTPIWAKIPAGATGSGQNAPIDPEERAKIVTPLGRAGEAEEIAQGVLYLASDASRYVTGTELVIDGGMNAGGVARRA
- the recJ gene encoding single-stranded-DNA-specific exonuclease RecJ; the protein is MILPASALPVELPPAFLGVARSATGKLWRDRLDARGAARALAITQRYQLPEMLARVLAGRDVGIDEVQDFLDPTIRKLMPDPHTVTQMELAAKRIADAAMRGEKVAIFGDYDVDGATSAALLAWHLRHCGLDPLIHIPDRIFEGYGPNVEAVRALAAKGATLLVTVDCGTTSIEPLAEARKLGLSVVVIDHHQTGDELPEVDALVNPNRPDDLSGLGHLAAVGLVLITLVAVNRELRGRGFWSAELPEPDLLGMLHHVALGTVADVAPLTGLNRAFVAKGLIAMRRRDHVGHTALMDVARLNGPPEAWHLGFMLGPRINAGGRIGRADLGVRLLLEGDVSEAARIAAELDRLNSERRVIEQAAEAQAEAEALASLGLEDKGAVIVTAAEGWHPGIVGLVASRLKEKFARPAFAIALEPGGIGTGSGRSISGVDLGKAVRQAVKERLLMKGGGHAMAAGVTLRKEKLAEFRAFMESALAEDVANSRHENELFIDGAVSARSVTVEFANTLNRAGPFGAANPEPVIALPAHQLVYADEVGQAHLRVRFKSGDGAIVNGIAFRAVGQKLGHALTQNRGQPLHVAGSLAVDRFQGSERVQLRVLDVAVPDPGPAVIR
- a CDS encoding methyl-accepting chemotaxis protein, with the protein product MSVALRSPTATTAKQPAKSAGADDESDVSALIARLTAEVNQVACEKTKSIQKITNQMKMLALNALIESSRAGAQGAGFAVVAQEVRNVGQQVETIARELESQLTNRTGNLMNSIAQMADRSRGERMVDLSLNAIELIDRNLYERTCDVRWWATDSAVVDCAAEPSAAAVSHVSERMSVILGAYTVYLDLWLCDLNGNVLANGRADRFGVVGQNVAQTKWFRAARALRSGDDYAVGDVECQPLLGNAQVVTYCASVREGGKAHGRPTGVLAIHFDWEPQARAIVQGVRVGAADKARVLLVDSNFRVIAASDGQGLLTERISLQLEGRRSGFYQDRSGTMVAFHATPGYETYRGLGWFGVIQAGAG